A single Perognathus longimembris pacificus isolate PPM17 chromosome 17, ASM2315922v1, whole genome shotgun sequence DNA region contains:
- the LOC125366519 gene encoding uncharacterized protein LOC125366519 has protein sequence MERVKDTTEKVDIKNLNTILDDMGIKLTKKELEDLIQNLPVSDDNKVALKTLENELKAFTGKKIASSDIQSILKNMGIELSDKEYKQMLKILPVDDDGKVFQNRVLKDVKDNKRGKVSVHNLDGTLEMINVKLTEKERDQLKDLLRDGNEKVHLEKLMDKVEAVTGKEINVNDVRTVLGDMGIELTEKEVSELVNNLPVDDGKIYQKRLLDGLNYFDGGKVDSSEIYAIFKNMGINLSESELEDIKKNLPVDADGKIDLKSLLEEMRPFMGRKIDLNKIDRFLENLGIDLKPNEYLDFLKTLPVGDDEKVSQQRLMKGIMSLQEGEVDIDKLDTLLDSMGITFTEKEFMDLTEKLTENGQTKIKLGKIMKELSSAWGKCKIT, from the exons AGAAGGTTGACATCAAGAACCTGAATACTATTCTAGATGACATGGGAATCAAGCTTACCAAGAAGGAACTTGAAGATCTGATACAAAACCTACCAGTTAGTG ATGATAATAAAGTTGCTCTGAAAACTTTGGAGAATGAACTGAAAGCTTTCACTG gaaaaaagattgcttctagtgacatacaAAGTATCCTAAAGAACATGGGGATTGAGCTTTCAGACAAGGAATACAAGCAGATGCTGAAAATATTACCTGTGGATG aTGATGGGAAAGTGTTTCAAAACAGGGTGCTAAAAGATGTGAAGGATAATAAGA GAGGGAAGGTTAGTGTACATAATCTGGATGGTACTTTAGAAATGATAAATGTCAAACTTACAGAAAAGGAGCGTGATCAGTTAAAGGACCTTCTGAGAGACG GCAATGAAAAGGTTCATCTGGAAAAATTGATGGATAAAGTAGAAGCTGTTACAG gaaaagaaatcaatgtCAATGATGTCAGAACAGTTTTAGGAGACATGGGAATAGAACTCACAGAAAAGGAAGTCTCAGAACTGGTGAATAATCTTCCAGTTGATG ATGGAAAAATATATCAGAAAAGGTTACTGGATGGTCTGAATTATTTTGATG GTGGGAAGGTTGATTCCAGTGAAAtatatgcaatttttaaaaacatgggcATAAACCTCAGTGAAAGTGAACTTgaagatataaagaaaaatttgCCAGTTGATG CTGATGGTAAGATTGATCTGAAAAGTCTGTTGGAAGAAATGAGACCTTTTATGG gacgtaaaattgatttaaataaaattgatCGTTTTTTGGAAAACTTGGGGATTGACCTCAAGCCTAATGAATACTTGGACTTTCTGAAGACATTGCCAGTTGGTG ATGATGAAAAAGTGTCTCAGCAAAGGTTGATGAAGGGCATCATGTCTCTCCAGg AAGGTGAGGTTGATATCGATAAACTCGATACTCTTTTAGACAGCATGGGAatcacattcacagaaaaagaatTCATGGATCTAACAGAAAAACTGACAGAAAATG gtcaaacaaaaatcaaactaggcaaaataatgaaagaattgaGTTCTGCTTGGGGTAAGTGCAAAATTACTTAA